The DNA region TGGAAAATCCAGTTCAGATTGCCCCCTTTTGCCAAGTCTAAATTGACCCCTGAAAAAACTTTATTATTACCCCTAAAATATCCTGGTCGACGGGGTCATTTTTATTTTAGCTTTACTTGTTTTTGTTTACCTTCATTTTTCTTACGCTCTCACCGGTAAGTTCTATCTGATGCGCCGAGTGGACGATGCGGTCAAGAATGGCATCAGCCACAGTTGGTTCTCCTATGGCATCATACCAGTTGGCAACCGGTAATTGGGATGTCACAATGATAGATTTGCGTTCATGACGATCCTCGATGATATCAAGCAACATTGAACGTTCTTTAGCATCAAGAGGTACAAGAAAGAGATCGTCAAGGATAAGTAACTGACATCGTTCTATTTTCTTGAGTTCGGCTTCGAAGATACCCTTTGTCTTAGCCACTTTTAGCGCTCCCATTAGTTTGGATGCGTTAGCATAGTTTGTTCGTATTCCGTTCTTACACGACTGATACCCAATGGCTGTAGCAATATAACTTTTGCCTGTTCCGGATGAACCGGTAATGAACAGATTCTTTCCTTGACGGATAAAGTCAAGCGATGAGAGTCGTTCTATATGGTTACGGTCGAGACTTCGATTGATGGTATAATCTATATTCTCAAGATAAGCCTTGTAACGAAAGCCTGCCTGACGAATCAGGCGTTGTATAGAAGCATCCGATCTATAATCCCATTCACGGGCCAACAGTAATGAAAGGAAGCCGTCAGCAGTCATCGTCTCGGCAATGGTGGACTGTAAGCTTTCCCTAAAGGCGGCAGCCATACCATGTAGTTTCATACGGTTCATCAGATCCAGAGAGATGACATTTTGGTCTTTTTCCTGAGTAACGGGTGCGGTTTTATTATTTGTTTCCATTGTTTTTGTTTGTTTTTGTTGTTGATTTTGAGAAGTATTCACGTCCACGGATGTTCTTGTGATGCGGAAGGGATAAGTTGGAGTACAAGTCTTGATCAGCCTGTGGCAGAAAGTCTGCATCATCACCTCGGTTCAGGATACCGATAACATCTTGATATCCGTAAACGCGCATCA from Dysgonomonas mossii includes:
- the istB gene encoding IS21-like element helper ATPase IstB, whose translation is METNNKTAPVTQEKDQNVISLDLMNRMKLHGMAAAFRESLQSTIAETMTADGFLSLLLAREWDYRSDASIQRLIRQAGFRYKAYLENIDYTINRSLDRNHIERLSSLDFIRQGKNLFITGSSGTGKSYIATAIGYQSCKNGIRTNYANASKLMGALKVAKTKGIFEAELKKIERCQLLILDDLFLVPLDAKERSMLLDIIEDRHERKSIIVTSQLPVANWYDAIGEPTVADAILDRIVHSAHQIELTGESVRKMKVNKNK